In Zingiber officinale cultivar Zhangliang chromosome 1A, Zo_v1.1, whole genome shotgun sequence, the DNA window ACCAGAGATACACGATTTCTCAACCTTACTCTTTTCATTTAcaagtttattgcatgcttgctatTTTGGTGCAAATAGATTACTGTATTTGCGTAATCAGTTTtacaacaattttagagaatttattgtagtagcaatagacatgatgaatgatagggtaacggggtctgatgaggctagcgctATACCCGAgagatttttcgggcaaaacttcagacgttggcaacgacggatgaaattttggctcaCTACGCTTAGGCTATTCTCCAttatagaaacagatcctccttcacatgatgaagaggaacctgcctatagtgctgccttacagaggtttaagcaaagggattatctctgccatgggagaatcctgtttgccctctcagacgcactatttgatgtgtactacTCAACCTTTTCGGCTAAAGAGCTGtgaaaatctttggataaaaaatacaactccgaagattctggtttagaaaagtacactatggcaaaattcctaaacttcaaaatggttgaaggcaaatctgtggttgagcagacacatgaattccaagttcaaattcatggtcttgctgaaggagatatgccattacccaaaaaatttcaggtcttgtctatcatcgaaaaattgcctccgagttggtaagattttggcatgactcttaaacatcggagaggtaaaatttctctagaagatttgatgattgccttaaatatcaaagaagaacatcggaagtaacataaaaatgatgatataaaaatgcctatggattttataccaaaggcaaacgtagtagtctcatctgataagaaaaaaattcaaaaatcagaaaatgaagaacaagatgaaacccaaaccaaaaattcaaaagaaaaatggaaccaagcagtgctgggcatgtggataagttggacattatgccaaattctgccccaagaagaagaaccagagcaatatgtccaacaccaaggcacaagcaaatgttgTGACTGATAGTGACggcaccagcgataggtttgttaccttcaaacccgaactaaatttgatctatcaacccaatgaatggttagttgatacaggtgctaatgtgcactgttgtgctgatcgctctgccttccttacttatcaggtaattgaaggcacttctgtggccatggggaaccattctgcagccagggtatttgggataggacaagttgacctaaggttcacctctggaaaagtcctatcactgcatgaggtgcatcatgttccagcggtccgtcggaatctgattagcgggtcaaagttagtccgtgctggttatgagttaaactttaaatgtaataaagttgtaatattacatttaggaacctttattggaaaaggttaccttaataaaggtttatttaaactcaatgtagaaaatgctaccttaaataaatctactgatattggttgttcatataacattgagtcttatgatatatgacatgacagattaggacatgacaattttaataccgtaaaaaggatgatgaatctagacatggttcctaagcatgctataaatgataagaaaaaaagtgaagtttgtgtgcaatataaacaaccccgtaaatccttcaaatcagttgatagaaattctgatattttagaattgattcatactgactattgtgagtttaacggtgtaataatgaGAGATCATAaacggtatttcattaccttcattgatgatcattctcgttattgttatgtttatttgctgaaaactaaggatgaagctttagataaatttatggtttttaaatctgaaactgagaatcaaacaaataaaactattaagaggttaaggtctgataggggtggagagtttacctcgaacctgtttcaaaaagtttgtcaagatgcaggtataattcacgaggtaactgctccatatagtcctcaatccaatggtatagcagaacgaaaaaatcgaacccttaaagatatgattaattccatgttaggcagttctgtgTTACCCAACTACATGTGGGGGGGAGCTCTATACACTACAtgccatgtgttaaatagagtccccatgaGGTCAAGGGATAAaaacccatatgagctttggaaagatcggaggacaagtttgaaataccttaaagtgtgggggtgccttgcaaaggtactagtacctgaacacaaaaggaaaaaacttggtccaaagaccgtagatggtatcttcttgggttatgctcaaaatagtattgcatataggtttatgattattaaatctgaaatttctggaatagatgcaaatactattgtagaacttcgtgaTGCTACATTTTTTTAGGATATATTTACTATgtagacgagaacacctcagtctatatctagtattcctactagagatatgTCTGCTTCCATAGAGGCCCCATTATCCATagaaggtacaccttcctcaagtcactctagactagatgaatctagtgagcatatagaactgagaaggagcaagaggcaacgtgtgtctatggATCTatgccaggactttatcacctataatatagaaggagaccctgtgacatatagagatgctatggatTCTCCTGAAGCTcagcactggaaagaggccattaaaagtgaaatggactctattatctctaatgtcacttgggagttggtagatttacctcctgggtgtaccactataggatataaatgggtctttaagaaaaaactaaaacctgatgggtcagtagataaattcaaagcccacctagttgctaagggattcaaacagaaagaagggattgactattttgacatttattctcctgttaccagaattactacaatctgagtgttaatagcattgacatctatatatcatcttgaggtccatcaaatggatgtcaaaacggcattcctaaatggagatcttgaagaagagatatatatggatcagcctgagggacatgtagtttctggaaatgagaataagtctgtaggttagtcaaatctctttatggtttgaagcaagccccaaagcagtggcacgaaaaatttgatagtgtTATGCTATCGTTTgaatttgaaatgaatgactctgataaatgtgtgtatgctaaaatgaaaggtgataattgtattatcttatgtttatatgtagataatattctactttttggttctaacctttctattattaatgagactaagaccctcttaagtggtaagtttgatatgcaGGATATGGGTTGtactgatatgattttagggctgaagttgactcgttcaactgatggaatagtaatttctcagtcactctatattgagagagtattagagaaatatggctatagccaagttaaatctatcgtcacaccctatgatccttcaaaaactctccacaagaataagagtggtgtggcagtgtctcaattaagatactcacaaataataggtagtctaatgtatttagcaaattattctagacatgatatttcttttgctatatcgaaattgagcaggtttaccagctgtccggatagaacgcattgggatgcattagacagagtactcagatatctaAAAGGTACTATAttcttgggcttgtggtatgggagattccctgcagtcctggagggatatattgatgctagttggatagctgacactgttGAGTGTAAatgcgttactggttatgtctttacacttggaggcagTGCAGTTGCtgggaggtctgttaaacagacgattataactcATTCTACATCTGAAGCaaaattgtgtgctttggataccacagtaattgaagctgattggcttaagggtcttctttatgaaattcccttgatgataaagccaataccttctatttcagtacactgtgataatcaaacaacaatagctcagattaaaagctccaagtataaccagaaacataagagacatgtacgaataagattaaagtctattcgtgagttagtgtctcttggagtagtgtcattggactttgtaagttcaaaagacaatattgctgatccacacgctaaaggacttgattctgagaaaatcaagagatccagtaagggaatgggactgaggcctatcctggtttcacctataacggcaacccaacctatctgattgaagatcccaagaagtaggttcaatatGGTACAAACAAGTTATAAGagtgaaccgtaagcatcaaattgattgagatgtaatctcatagtctcttccctggatagatgcttgactgctagtaaggatgagcttaggagctcttaatgagttaaaggtcttaatgacaggatgcttgcactacatccttggagaacttacctatgtaagtgtaactgtgtggccgcagtgtggggggtctaggcaactccccttagcacttatgaaacaagattcggtggcatggtcataatgcaccaacccagaaggattcaaccgtcgcccgtgatgagttgttaccaattgattttcacatataaaaggtttaagttcaagactgagttcacttcaaacctatgtgaataagattggtgtacttaggtgaaaattcaaatcggaaggtattttcactaaaagctcattgcatccaagcctcagaacatatctttgttttcgaccaaaaataatttgaattagtgggagattgttgagtttggtattttaattcaaacttttttttttggtttagttGTTGTTTTGGCAATGCAtgtgtgtatgcatttagtcccacattgctaagcaaagaaggttggaaggccttatatatggagtcattccatccttgcttagcaaagtaaAGGGGGGCCTACATGCATGCGTGGGCCGAGTCCAAATCAGGTGGCTTGGGGGGGTTCGAGCcgaaaatccataaaccgggcgcgacgcacgcgatcatcgcgcgcagggggtgcaaatccccagctcgtgggcctcgcgcttgcaGGCGGCCTGAAGCGACGTACGCTTTGGTGTGTGCACTGCTttgaagtgtataaatacacttcctctgttccttctcaactcactccagaaAACAAATCATTCTGCTTTCGTTctttcttccctcttttcccctgttctgaggcttggttctgcgatctgaggttgagtccgagtgcggcgttcgttttggagtgcacctacggacgacgcgagtggttgtcggatcttgggagaattttggcggagagcctctgcaccgtgggcggcaataaattctctaaagacagttgaCATGCCGGTGCTTCAACCAGAGATACACGATTTCTCAACCTTACTCTTTTCATTTAcaagtttattgcatgcttgctatTTTGGTGCAAATAGATTACTGTATTTGCGTAATCAGTTTTACAACATTCTCCACCTCTGAAAAAGTTCCAGAAAGGAGATAAGCTAGTGGACAAGCACCTCCTATACTTAGACCTTGAATGTACTGATCTTAGGGGGTTGGAAACCAAGTAAATGCTTGTgtcttttgttattatttttatatttccaTTGCTCACTCTTGTGATAGAACGAATATATGACGAAATAAAAAGAAAGCGACGAATCAAGATTCCTTGATCACACTAATCTTACACAGACTCCCGAAGTGAATCAACTATATCTCACCCTCTACGCTTCGATGGCAACCACGTGGTCGAGTGACTAGGAGGCTGCCAAGAACATGTCCTTGAGAGCATTAGCCAAGGACCTCATATTGGAGGGAGATGATCATACATCCAAGTTGCTGGTGTTTGGCCAGTGATTCGACCAAATTTTGGAAGATCGTCAAGAAATGCAAACCCAAGTGGCTAAATTGGAGGCCTAATTAGCCCAAGCCCCTTTTGAGTAGATCTTGCCTATACTTCACGAAGAAGCGTCCGTAGCAAGGGTGGAGATTGTTcgcctgaagaatctacaagctGACCCAGACACAATGTAGGTGGAGATTACCCGACTGAAGGGAGTTTTGGTGGGCAAGAGAGGAGATCACCTTCGGGTTACACATAACTTGGAGCTATGGAAGAAAGGGGTGGACTCCCTCGAGGCTAAAAATAACAAACTAAAGTCGGGGAAGAGGAACCAACAGAAGGAGGTAGAGAAGTTGAAGAAGTCGATGGAGGATCAAAAATCTGAGCTGGATGTGGCCAAGGAAGAGGCGGGAACCACCAAGGCCGAGCTGGAGGCTAGcctaaaagaatgcgagctactaaAGGTAGAGCTAAGAACTACCTAGAAAGAAGCCGAATCAGCTAAGGCTCTAGCGGAGGCCTAGTTGCAGGAGCTGGAGTCGACTCGTGCTGAAGTGGAGGCAGCCAATACTGAGACGGAGGCCCAAGAAGTCTCCTAGTCTGAACTGCAAGTAGCCTTGGTGGCTCAAAGCGGCCAGTTGGAGAGTAAGATGGTAAAGCTCCAAGTGTATCAAGGTGGGGAGAACAAGCGCTTGGCTGCCAAGAAGGCAGAATTTGTTCGCTCAAAGGAATTTTATTATCTGATTAGCACCCACTTCATTCGTATAATTCGATATGGAATGGACTTCACCATTCATCAACTGTTGGAGAACGGATGCCTCTTCGCAGATGCCCCACCCCCCTATATTAGCTTATCTAGAATCACCGACAACATCCTCGAGAAGGACATAGTAGatttaacttgacattatttcaaCTATCCTTTTGATCTatatgtaattaaaaaaaatcttttgagcTCAATGACAAGTTTAATTTATCCTGAATTACCTTTTCTATAATGAACTTATGAATTCAATGCAATCTTGAGTTGCCTCCCCTTTTTCTAACAAGATGCATGTTTCATCGGAGCTGGAAGGAATGTTGAACTTGACCATAAGTGAAAGGTGACACTGTGTTATGAAGTTTGAGCCCTAAAAAGATAAGGTGTTATGGTTTGCACTTGATCCTCGTACAAAGGGGAGGTTGCTATCATAGTTTGAAAGATTTCGACCCTAACTATATCCGAGTTAGGAAATTTGAGTTCTAAAAACGACAAAATGATATAGATCGCTTGTATGAATATTGCTGAATATTAAATGTTGCTAAAAATCATAGATCACAACTTCAATaatatatgtatgtatatatagaTTACCTTTATATCTTGGGAGTTTGGCATTGAAGGTATGCACAACTtctataattatctttatatCTTCATCTTTTTGTGTCTCTTAGTTGCTACTAAGATTCCGCCGTGTTATCACTATTAACACAATTTTTAAACTAAGattgaatttggaaatttttttccttaatgCCTAGTATGAATTTTGCAGTAAGATTTGTGTAATTTTTATGTGTTGCTGAtgtaaaatcatatttcatattcTTGATTATAGGtattttttaacaatttttttgGTATATTGTAATTTTTTGTCACGAGATTATGCGAGAGAAATCCTAGAGATGGAGAGTTCGTTTAGTCTAAACGCTGAGGAAAATGAAATGCAAGTAACATTTTAAAAGTGCTTTTGAGAATTTAACTATAGGATTTCTTTTCTCAAATAGCTTTGAAATTGCTTCTTTAACAATATCACCATGGCTTTGCCAAATTGATTGCAATGTTTTTTGAAATTATTCATCATGAATTGTAAATGATTTTTGTTATGAAATTTATTTGTCCATTTGTAAATTATTATTGTTCTAGAATTCATTATGTAGGTATCTCCATGTCAAATACTCCAGCcatgtatttttttttggttatttttgattaaaaatttttaGGCCGGATAAAATTCAATTCCTGGCTCGGCCCTTGACCCCTCATCCAATCAGTTCGATGCTCTAGCATGAGAGAAAGAATCCATCAGGATGCCTAGCTGCTTGGGATACTAGTTAGATACATTTATAACTTATTGATACTGGAATTCCAGAAAACATCTTTAACAATACTAGAATGATACTTTAATAACGACCTCATCCCAATACGAAATTCTGGGCTCCGTCTTCGGATTGTGCTCATGATTCTTAAACAGTCCTATGTTCCATGAGATGTGCAGTGGATTACAGAGTAACAGATTTAttataatcaaatatctattaaTTTTCTACTGACGTATGTTTATTCATTTATTCCCTAGCCATTTGATTATAAGGATATCTAGAAAGAGTATATACCTTTTACTCTAATTAAATAGTTCCTCTATTATTCTTAGATGGTAGTGTATAATTATTATTCTTGAAGATAATAAGAACTAACTTAACCAAAACTGCTAAATAGGTTTGATTTTTGAAGATCATGATGATTATTTGGCAATATCTCATAAATATTCATATATGTGGCAAAAAGTGATTTGCTCGCCCCCACCAATCCGTCCCTAAGTCagcacggaggaggtaaatcacggatgactactagtcattagtacaaATGACTAAGACATGGGGAAGATTATGCTTGGCCATACCAAATTTCGATCTCAAGATCTCATGTGACAATTtctcatgtcttaaccatcgcaccatcTGAGGGAACTCATAAATACTCATATATGACTCTTATTTTACAGGTGAATcaatctattattttattttatttgttattattcagTATATTTTTAATGACTTCAGCATGAAACGAACGTCCATCAAGTGCTTAAAACGTGATTAAACCCTATCGTATAAGACAAGAAGCCGAACCGGATCCTCTTAAACCCTATCGTATAAGACACGACGGCCGGCTTCATCTTCCGTTTCTAGCTCGCGCCTCCGCTTCCTTCGCATGGCGTTCTCGCTCGCCCTCTCTAGCAACTGCTTCTCATCTACCAACATTCGCCGGGAAGATTTCGTTCTTCCCCGCTCCCGTCTCCTCCCTAATTCATGGCTTTCGTCTCTCTCCTCCCGCTCATTCTCCTTCCCCACCCGCTCCACAGTTTACAAACCGCGGATCTTAACCGGAGGATCCCTCAAATGCTCCCTCCCTTCTCGCCCTGATTACGTCCCCAATCGCATCTCCGACCCCAACTACGTCCGCATCTTCGACACCACCCTCCGCGACGGCGAGCAGTCCCCCGGCGCCACCATGACAAGCAACGAGAAGCTCGTTGTCGCTCGCCACCTATCCCGCCTCGGGGTCGACATCATCGAAGCCGGATTCCCTGCCTCCAGCCCCGACGACCTCGACGCCGTCCGTTCCATTGCCATCGAGGTAGGGAACCATCCCATTGGCGATGACGGGCATATACCCGTGATCTGTGGGTTGGCAAGGTGCAATAAGAGAGATATTGATGCCGCGTGGGAGGCGGTTCGACATGCAAAGAAGCCGAGAGTGCACACCTTCATCGCCACGAGCGAGATCCATATGAAGCATAAGCTGAGGAAAACAAGGGAGGAAGTGGTGAGCATTGCTCGTGACATGGTAGCTTATGCCAAGAGTCTTGGCTGCCGGGATATTGAGTTTAGCCCTGAGGACGCCGGCAGGTTTCCTGCTCTCTTAACTTGAACTCGAATAATGGAAGTGTAATTCTGATTCTAGTGGCCATCTCTTTCAGATCTGATAGGGAATTTCTGTATCATCTTCTGGCGGAAGTAATTAAAGCTGGCGCAACGACACTGAACATCCCGGACACTGTTGGATATACTCTTCCATCTGAATTTGGACAGTTAATCGCTGACATAAAGGCAAACACCCCTGGTATTGAAAATGTGATTATATCTACTCACTGCCAGAATGACCTTGGACTTGCAACTGCAAACACATTAGCAGTAAGTATAGCATACTCGACTCAAGTGAGCTTGTCCTGTGTTTTCTCTTATATCTTCTTTGTATTCACTTGTTTTGGCAACCCAATCTCAGGGCGCTTATGCAGGGGCAAGGCAACTAGAGGTCACTGTCAATGGTATTGGTGAAAGAGCTGGAAATGCTTCTTTGGAGGAGGTATGATTAATATATAAATGGCTACATTACACGCAGTGAATAAAAAGGGATACATTCTGTTCAATTACTgaggtttattttgattttttcattAAGATCTTTCTTTCAAAAACAAAAATTCTTTTGCTACTGTCCTGCAAATGTTTTCATCTTGACTGATTAAAAGTACCAAAATTTTGATTGTTCTGCTGGCTGTCATTAGTTGGTGCTAGGCCGTGCTATGCATTCACATGGTTACACAAATTATAGTATGTGCCAGTGGTTGCAAAGGCTTGATGATATCATCACATTAACTATATTTTTGAGTATGCCATAGTTATCACACTGTTCCATGGTTTAGAATGCTGATTATATGGAAATGTAGTATGCAGTGTTTTCTGGTCTGACAAGCATCATTAACACAAGACGCAATCCTTTAATGCTTGTTTTTAAATGCCATACTGTTATTTGGTTTCTTAGGCTTCTGGTTATCATGGTACCATACAGGTCTCTAAGCTGGCATCTCATATACAATATCCTCGTTTTGTCAACCTGTCATCTCACTGGATTTTAGACTAATAATGAGGGTAAATAGGTTTAAATGAGGGACTTACTATGATCATGTGCATAAACATCTTGGCCGGTGGTTGGACCTAAACCATGGTCAGTTTCTCATTTGAGCTGGTCGTGAAGATATATGTAATAGATTTACACATATTGTTGGGTTACAATGAATGACACGGCTGGGGCAATTGTGAAAAGGCAGCCACACCatattttgttttgaaaatttagacTCGTGAGTTATATTTTCCCCACTCAGCCTATATTGATTGCcttctaatttaattaatcatatagctttaattaattttgttgagATCAGTCATTTTTGAAATGCACATAAAAGACAACCACCTGCTTGCTTA includes these proteins:
- the LOC122037408 gene encoding 2-isopropylmalate synthase A-like, translating into MAFSLALSSNCFSSTNIRREDFVLPRSRLLPNSWLSSLSSRSFSFPTRSTVYKPRILTGGSLKCSLPSRPDYVPNRISDPNYVRIFDTTLRDGEQSPGATMTSNEKLVVARHLSRLGVDIIEAGFPASSPDDLDAVRSIAIEVGNHPIGDDGHIPVICGLARCNKRDIDAAWEAVRHAKKPRVHTFIATSEIHMKHKLRKTREEVVSIARDMVAYAKSLGCRDIEFSPEDAGRSDREFLYHLLAEVIKAGATTLNIPDTVGYTLPSEFGQLIADIKANTPGIENVIISTHCQNDLGLATANTLAGAYAGARQLEVTVNGIGERAGNASLEEVVIAMKCRQELLGGLYTGINTKHIVMASKMVAEYTGLHLQPHKAIVGANAFAHESGIHQDGMLKHKGTYEIISPEDIGLARANESGIVLGKLSGRHALRCRLLEFGYDIDGKELDDVFKRFKEVAEKKKRISDEDLEALISDEIFQPPVIWSLEELQATCGTLGLSTATVKLIASDGEERIACSIGTGPVDAAYKAIDSIVEVPAVLKEYALNAVTEGIDAIATTRVVISGDGSHTSTHALTGQAMHRTFSGSGAAMDVVVSSVRAYISALNKMLGFVSAMKASKETPKNISSSVE